In Deltaproteobacteria bacterium, the sequence GACGGCGACGCGCGCTTGAACTCCGCGATGATGCGCGGCCCGCCGGGGCGATGCAGTGCGGCCTGGAAATCGCGGCACGGCGGCAACGCGTCGAGCTCGGCCTGCAGCGCGGCGTGGGTCCAGTTGCCACGATCGTGCCGCGCGCTCGCGAGCTGCGTGCGCTTGGCGGCGAGGATGCGGTCGAGGTAGGTCGTGGCCTCGGTCATGTCGCGGTCACCCGAGGTCTCTATCATGGCTTCGCGCGACCAGCTGCGCCAACCGTGTGCGGGCGCTGCCGTCGTCGAGCGCGGCGGCGATGCGCGCCGCATGGCGCGGGAGATCGCTCCAAGGCCCGTCGCCGGCCGCCAACAGGGCCAACGCGCCCGATAGCTGCACCGCCGTGCGGTAGGGGCCGGGCTCGCCGTCGAGCAGCCGCAGCAGCGCCTCGGCGTTCTCGAACGGCGAGCCGCCGGCGATCTCCGCCCACGCCACGCGCGGCAGCTCGGCGTCCTCGGGGGCCACGACCCGCCGCGACAGCTCGCCGGCGGCCAGCTCCCACACCAACGTCTCGCCCTCGCAGCTGGCGTCGTCGAGGCCCCAGGGCGCGCCCTCGTCGGCCGCGACGCCAGCTGCGAAGCCGTGCACGACCAGCGCGCGCGTGCTGCCCAGACGCGCCAGCGCGACCGCGAGATCGCGGCAACGCGTGGGATCGTAGACCCCCAGCAGCTGCCGCGTGGCGCCGGCCGGGTTGCACAGCGGCCCCAGCAGGTTGAAGAGCGTGCGGATGCCGAGTGCCTTGCGCACCGGCGCGGCGTGGCGCATCGCGGGGTGCAGCGCAGGCGCGAACGCGAAGCCGAGCCCGAACGCGTCGATGCCGGCCGCGACCACCGACGTCGGCGCCGCGAGATCGAGCCCGAGCAGCTCGAGCACGTCGGCGCTGCCGCACGGCCCCGACGCGCCGCGGTTGCCGTGCTTGGCCACCGGCACGCCGCAGGCCGACACCGCCAGCGCGACCGCGGTCGAGACGTTGCGCCGCGCGATGCCGCTGCCGCCGGTGCCACAGGTGTCGAGCAGATCGCGACGGGTACACGACACCGGCACCAGCTGCTCACGCATCGCGATCGCGGCGCCGACGATCTCGTCGTCGCGCTCGCGCTTGCATGCCAGGCCCATCAGCCATGCGCCGATCTGTGCCGGCTCGCACTCGCCGGCCATGAGCTCGCGCATGCACGCGGCCACCAGCTCGCCGCCGAGGTCCTCGCGCTGCTGCAGCCGCACCAGCGCCCCGCGCATCGAAGCGTCGCCGCTCACGATGCACCCGACCCGCCCGGCGTCGGCGTCAGAGCGAGGAAGTTCGCCAGCATCGCGTGGCCGTGCTCGCTGAGGATCGACTCGGGGTGGAACTGCACGCCATGGCAGGGCGCGTGCACGTGGCGCACGCCCATCAGCTCGCCCTCGGGCGTGCGCGCGTTGGCGACCAGCGCGGGCGGCAGCGTGGGCTCGAACGCGACCAGGCTGTGGTAGCGGGTGGCCGCGAACGGCGACGGTAGACCCGCGAACACGCCGCTGCCATCGTGCACGATGGGCGAGGTCTTGCCGTGCATGATCCGCGGCGCGCCGCCGACCGTCGCGCCCAGCACCTCGCACAGGGTCTGATGCCCGAGGCAGACCCCGAGCAGCGGCACTGCGCCGGTGCGCGCCAGGCTCTCGCACAGCCCGCGGCAGACCCCGGCATCCGCCGGCGTACCGGGCCCCGGCGACAGCACCACGTGGGTCGGCCGCCGCGCCAGCACGCCGTCGACGTCGATCGCGTCGTTGCGCAGCACCTCGACCTCGGCGCCCAGCTCGAGCAGGTACTGCACGAGGTTCCACGTGAACGAGTCGTAGTTGTCGATCATCACGACCTGCGCACTCATGGCCCCTGCCCCTCCTCGCCGATGCGTCGCGCCATCGCGATCGCGCGCAGCACCGCCGCCGCCTTGGCGTGGCACTCGGCGTCCTCGGCCCCGGCGTCGGAGTCGAACACGATGCCGCTGCCGGCCTGTACGCGCAGGCGATCGTCGGCGACGGTGACCGAACGAATCGCGATCGCGAAGTCGGCCCCGCCGTCGTGGCCGAGGTAGCCGACAGCGCCGCCGTACCACTCGCGCCCGACCGGCTCGATCGCGTCGATCAGCTCGAGCGCGCGCAGCTTGGGCGCACCCGACAGCGTGCCGGCCGGGAACGCGGCCAGCAGCGCGTCGAGGGCGTCGCAGCCGTCGCGCAGGCGGCCCTGCACCTGCGACACCAGGTGCATCACCCGCGAGTAGCGCTCGACGACGAACGACTCGACCACGCGCACACTGCCGCCCTGCGCGACCCGACCGACGTCGTTGCGACCGAGGTCGATCAGCATGACGTGCTCGGCGCGCTCCTTGGGGTCCTCGCAGAGCTCGCGCTCGAGCCGGCGATCCTCGGTGTCGTCACGGCCGCGCGGACGCGTGCCCGCGATCGGTCGCAAGGTCATCGTGCGATCGCGATCGACCCGCACCAACACCTCGGGCGAGGCCCCGACCAGCGTGGCCTCGGGCGCCTGCAGCATGTACATGTACGGCGCCGGGTTGGTCGCCCGCAGCACGCGGTAGACATCGAGCGGATCGAGCCCGGCCTGTGGCGCCTCGAACACCTGCGAGAGCACCACCTGGAACACGTCGCCGGCGACGATGTGGCGCTGCGCCTGTGCGACCGCCTCGAGGTGATGCGCCCGCGACCATGGCGGTGCGACCTGACCGGCCGGCTCGGCGATCGTCGGCAGCGCGGCCGCGGGCAGCGGCGCGAACGCGGCGGTCAGACGCGCGACGGCGTCGCGGATGCGCACGATCGCGGCCTCGCGCGCGGCGTGCGGCCCACCCTCACCCGCGGGCAGCGTCGCGACCACCACGAACATGCGCTGGGCCAGGGCATCGAACGCGAGCACGACCTCGGGCAGCACCAGGTCGAGGCACGGCAGCCGCGGCTCGCCGTGGTGGGGCGGCCGCGGCAGGCGCTCGATCGCCCGCACGATCTCGTGGCCCCACACCCCGACCAGTCCGCCCCAGAACGGCGGCAGCTCGGGCACGAGCTCGGCGCGCAGCGCCTGCAGCCACGCGCGCACACACGGGATCGCGGGGCCCCCTGCCGGCCCCGGCAGCGGCGCGCGACCGCTGGCCTCGATCACCACCTCGCCGGACGCGTCGACGTGCCCGCGCAGGCGCGCGCGCGCGCCGAGCCCGACGAAGCTGTAGCGCGCCCAGCGTTCACCGCCGGTCACGCTCTCGAGCAGGAACGCGGTGGGATCGATGCGGCGCGCAGAAGCGAAGAGCGACAGCGGCGTCGCGCCGTCGGCCAGCCACTCGCACCACACCGGCACCACCGGCGCGCGCGCGGCCAGCTCGGCGAAGCGTTCGGGTTCGGGCTGCACCCGCATGGGCGCGCTAGCATAGTCTACACTGCACGCCATGACCGAGCCCCTCCGTGATCCCTCGCTGCGAGACGCCGATCCGCAGGTGTGGCGCCTCGTCCAAGGCGAGGACGCCAGGCAGCGCGAGAGCCTGCGCCTCATCGCCAGCGAGAACTACGTGTCCAAGGCGGTGCTGGAGGCCAGCGCCGCCGCGCTCACCAACAAGTACGCCGAGGGCTACCCGGGCCGTCGCTACTACGAGGGCATGGACTTCATCGATCCGCTCGAGAGCCTGGCAATCGAGCGCGCCAAGTCGTTGTTCGGGGCCGAGCACGCCAACGTGCAGCCGTACAGCGGCTCGCCGGCGAACCTCGCGGTGCTGCTCGGGCTCATCCAACCCGGCGACGTCACGATGGGCCTCGCGCTGCCCGCCGGCGGCCACCTCACCCACGGCTGGAAGGTCTCGGCGACCGGCATCTACTACCGATCGGTGCAGTATGGCGTGCGCAAGGACGACCACCGCATCGACCTCGACGAGGTGCGTGCGCTCGCCAAGGAGCACCGCCCCAAGTTGATCTGGGTCGGGCACTCGGCGTACCCGCGCCAGCTCGACTTCGCCGCGTTCGCCGAGATCGCCGGCGAGGTCGGTGCGCACCTGGTCGCGGACATCGCCCACATCGCGGGCCTGGTCGCCGGCGGCGTGCACCCGAGCCCGATCCCGCACTGCGCGGCGGTCACGACCACCACCCACAAGACCCTGCGAGGCCCCCGCGGTGGGCTCATCCTCTGCAAGTCGGCCCACGCCGCCGCCATCGATCGCGCGGTGTTCCCCGGCCTGCAAGGCGGCCCGCACAACCACACCACCGCCGCGAAGGCGGTCGCGTTGGCCGAGGCCGCGACGCCAGCCTTCGCCGCCTACGCGCGACAGATCGTCGACAACGCGCGTGCGCTCGCCGAGGCCCTGATGGCGCGGGGCTACGCGCTGGTGTCGGGCGGCACCGACAACCACCTCATGCTCGTGGATCTGACCGCAACCGGCATCTCGGGGCGCGTCGCCGGCATCGCGCTCAACCGTTGCGGCATCGAGCTCAACGGCAACGCGATTCCCTTCGACCCCCGCAAGCCGTTCGATCCCTCGGGCATCCGCATCGGGCTCGCCGCGCTCACTTCGCGCGGCCTGACGGTCGCGCACATGGACGGCGTCGCGACCCTGATCCACGACGGCGTGGCCGAGGCGGCCCGCACCAACGGTGAGCCGAGCGCGGAGTTCTGCACGCGCATGCGCGATCGCGTGCGCGAGTTCCTCGCGCCGCATCCGGCCCCGGGGCTGTGACGGCGATGGTGGGGCGCGCACTCGTGGCGCTGTCCTTGCTGGCGGCGTGTGGCGGGGAGCCGGCGAGCGCCGAGCCGCCGCCGCCGACCCCAGAGCCGCCGCAGTTCCGCGCGCAGGCCCATCGCGAGGCCTGGGCGCGGCTGCCAGCGCTGGCCGAGGCCGCGCTCGTGGCCAGCGATCCGCTCGCGCGGGCGCAGCTCGACGACGACGCGCCGGTCGACCTGCCGCCCCATGGTGCGGGCGCGATCATCGATGCCCGCCGAGTGCTCGACTCGGCGTGGCGCGAGGCGAAGGACCTCGATGCCGCGCTGCTCGAGCCCGAGGCTCGCGCGCTGCTGCGGGCGATCCGCTTCGCGCTGTCGCGGGCACGCGACGGCCTGTCCCGCCGACCGCCCGCACGCACGGATCCCAACGTCATCGTGACCGAGCTCGACGAGGCGCTGACGATCCTCGCGGCCCGCGGTACCGAATGCACCGCGTGCGACGCGGCCCGCGAGCGTGCGGCCGCCGCCCTGCGCGACGGCATCGCTGCCCTGGGTGCGTGCTCGAGCGCGAGCCTGGCCCACGCGCGCACGCGACTCGACGCCCACGCCACCGCGCTCGCGACCGCGACGCCCACCGCGGGTACGCGCGCGCTGGGCCTCGCGATCGACGACGCCCGCGGGCGACTCTCGGCGATCGCCGCCGCGCTGCCGCAAGCGGCCCCCGCCGCGTGGGGTGACCCGCTGGCGGCCGCCGCGGCACCGAGCGAGGTGCGACGCCTGCCCGATCGACTCGGCGCGAGCGAGCTGCGCCGCCGACTCGACACCGAGGAGGCCCACGTGCAAGACGCAAGGGCCAGCTACGCGGCGCTGTCGCGCGCGCTCACGCAGCTGTCCGCGATGCTGGCCAAGCATCCGGTCACGACCCCGGTGGCCACGGCGGTCGACCGCGGTCGCTGCGAGTCGCGCTGGGTCGAGCTGCAGCGCTACATCGCGGGCCAGCCGACCCTGCAGGGCGCCGCGCTCGACTGCGCGAGCTTCGTGGACGACCTCGGCGTGCACTCCGACGCCGAGCTGACGCTCGCCCTCGTCGAGGCCGGCATCGTCACGCCGGTCGAGCGGGCCCGTCGCGCCGCGGTCACGCCCACGCTCGGGCTGGTGCGGGGCCGCATCGCGCCCCGCTCCCACCG encodes:
- a CDS encoding anthranilate synthase component I family protein, which produces MRVQPEPERFAELAARAPVVPVWCEWLADGATPLSLFASARRIDPTAFLLESVTGGERWARYSFVGLGARARLRGHVDASGEVVIEASGRAPLPGPAGGPAIPCVRAWLQALRAELVPELPPFWGGLVGVWGHEIVRAIERLPRPPHHGEPRLPCLDLVLPEVVLAFDALAQRMFVVVATLPAGEGGPHAAREAAIVRIRDAVARLTAAFAPLPAAALPTIAEPAGQVAPPWSRAHHLEAVAQAQRHIVAGDVFQVVLSQVFEAPQAGLDPLDVYRVLRATNPAPYMYMLQAPEATLVGASPEVLVRVDRDRTMTLRPIAGTRPRGRDDTEDRRLERELCEDPKERAEHVMLIDLGRNDVGRVAQGGSVRVVESFVVERYSRVMHLVSQVQGRLRDGCDALDALLAAFPAGTLSGAPKLRALELIDAIEPVGREWYGGAVGYLGHDGGADFAIAIRSVTVADDRLRVQAGSGIVFDSDAGAEDAECHAKAAAVLRAIAMARRIGEEGQGP
- a CDS encoding aminodeoxychorismate/anthranilate synthase component II — encoded protein: MSAQVVMIDNYDSFTWNLVQYLLELGAEVEVLRNDAIDVDGVLARRPTHVVLSPGPGTPADAGVCRGLCESLARTGAVPLLGVCLGHQTLCEVLGATVGGAPRIMHGKTSPIVHDGSGVFAGLPSPFAATRYHSLVAFEPTLPPALVANARTPEGELMGVRHVHAPCHGVQFHPESILSEHGHAMLANFLALTPTPGGSGAS
- a CDS encoding serine hydroxymethyltransferase; protein product: MTEPLRDPSLRDADPQVWRLVQGEDARQRESLRLIASENYVSKAVLEASAAALTNKYAEGYPGRRYYEGMDFIDPLESLAIERAKSLFGAEHANVQPYSGSPANLAVLLGLIQPGDVTMGLALPAGGHLTHGWKVSATGIYYRSVQYGVRKDDHRIDLDEVRALAKEHRPKLIWVGHSAYPRQLDFAAFAEIAGEVGAHLVADIAHIAGLVAGGVHPSPIPHCAAVTTTTHKTLRGPRGGLILCKSAHAAAIDRAVFPGLQGGPHNHTTAAKAVALAEAATPAFAAYARQIVDNARALAEALMARGYALVSGGTDNHLMLVDLTATGISGRVAGIALNRCGIELNGNAIPFDPRKPFDPSGIRIGLAALTSRGLTVAHMDGVATLIHDGVAEAARTNGEPSAEFCTRMRDRVREFLAPHPAPGL
- the trpD gene encoding anthranilate phosphoribosyltransferase, whose translation is MSGDASMRGALVRLQQREDLGGELVAACMRELMAGECEPAQIGAWLMGLACKRERDDEIVGAAIAMREQLVPVSCTRRDLLDTCGTGGSGIARRNVSTAVALAVSACGVPVAKHGNRGASGPCGSADVLELLGLDLAAPTSVVAAGIDAFGLGFAFAPALHPAMRHAAPVRKALGIRTLFNLLGPLCNPAGATRQLLGVYDPTRCRDLAVALARLGSTRALVVHGFAAGVAADEGAPWGLDDASCEGETLVWELAAGELSRRVVAPEDAELPRVAWAEIAGGSPFENAEALLRLLDGEPGPYRTAVQLSGALALLAAGDGPWSDLPRHAARIAAALDDGSARTRLAQLVARSHDRDLG